The nucleotide sequence GGTGAAACCTTCCTAGATGGCATGTTGCGCTTCTGTTTCACTATAGGATGAACTGCATCTTGCTGCCTGGCAGCTGGACAAGTAAAAGCACGGGCATCTAGGTTAGACTTAAATTGTGAATCATAATGACCATCTCCTTGAAATGCAAGATGAGTACCATGCTGAGGGAAGACCCCTTCTCCAGATCTATCTTCCTGCTTTTCTGCATTAGGTTTTGGACGAAGACGAATACTTCGCTTGCGTTTTATTTTTGGTTGCAGTACCTGTTCATCCTCACCGTCATCACGTTCATGATTCCAGCTCCCTGACTGCTGGAGGTCCATATGTGAGTCCCCAGACATTGCAATCTCACCTTCCTCTAGGTCATCCGGCTGCAAATCACCAGTTAAATGCTTGATGATATAGTCAACTGACACAGAAATTCAAGCAAAAAAACAAAACAGATAAATAACAACAATGTGTCAACACATACAGTTCTCTTTGACAAAGAGCCAGGGCGGGCATCTATTGCAGATAGAGACCGCAATTTTTTAGAAGATGAGGAAGGTACAGGTGGTGGTAATCTCCTGCTTCCAGAAGAAGAGCCTGTTGAACCTGCTTCTTCCATCCTATTAGCTTTTCTGCTTCTTAGTCCTTCAGTAAATTCATATACATCATCATTCACAGGCTCTTCTTCCTCTGATTCATCCTTGTTATCAGGTATCGAATCATCATTGTCCTCTTCATCTTCGAATTCCCCTACTTCCCCTTCTTCAGGTAGGGATGCAGTATTCCTCTCCTCAGAATCTTCATCAGATTCTTCAAGATCTTCATCATCGATCTCCCTGTAGATGGAGTACTTGCCAGTACCCTTTGGCCGCCCCCTTCTTTTCTCAGGTGTATCATTAGTGTCTAAAGCAATGCCCCCAGATGACATATTTCTTGACGGCTTTTTGGACAGACTCGCCACCACAGCATCTACTTCAGTGGAGTTAACACGAAGCCACTTTGGAACCTGATGATGCTTCGTCATATCACCTGTCCAATCAAAGTCTTCATCCATCTGATCAAAAAGCTTGACTTCACTTTCAGTCCTAGCAATCATACGGTTTACTTCCTGTAATGAAGGAACATCATGAACAGAATCTTGATATCTCTCTTCATCATGCAGGAGTGTCTCCAAAGTCATCCGCCTTTCCTCATGGGTTGTTCTTTGATCAAAACGACCAGCATTAATGACCTCATCTGCCATATCAATTTTGTATTGTTGGATATTGTTGCGGATGAGACTTTCAATTGATCCCATGTATCTGTCTTTTCCAGCAAGATCATCCTCCAAATCTGCACTCCCTCCATTTCTCAATTCATCCTCTTTCTGATAACTTGATATGTTATCAACAACAGCTTCCATGTAAATAACCTTTACCTCCCTAGTCTGCCCTATACGATGGGCCCTAGCAACTGCTTGATTCTCATTTTGTGGATTTGGATCAGGATCATATATTACAACAGTATCTGCACTCTGAAGATTCAGACCCCTACCAGCAGCACGAATACTAAGCAAGAATATAAAACAATCAGAACCAGGCCTGTTGAAGTCAACAATTGCTGACTCTCGATCTTCCAAGCTTGTTGTTCCATCAATTCGCCTATAAACAAGTCGTCTCCACTGCAAATAGTCCTCCATGATGTCAAGAAGCTTTGTCATGGTGCTAAAAAGGAGTACGCGATGACCTGCCTTGTGAAGCTTAATTAAAATTCTATCAAGATTCCACAACTTCCCACAAGATCTGATCATAAAATCTTTCCCATGATTTAAGAATGGATATGTCAGCAGAGGATGATTACAAACTTTCCTTAGCTCCATGCACTTGTTGTTGAGATTCTTGTAAGTCTTGACCTGGTACATGGGATTCCGTTGTGCACGCCTTTTCTCATCTTCAGGATCAACTCTAATGGTACCAGTAGACTTGATCCAATCATATATAGCTCCTTGTACGGCAGACATTCTGCATCTCAAAACAATGGAATCCTACAACAACATGCCGGATTAATAATGTTATGAAGTTACCAAACAAATTAACCAATGAGATAAGGGAAAAAAGGATAGCACCTTCCGTGGAAGTGATCCTTCAACATCTTCCACACGCCTACGTAGCATGAAAGGTTCCAAAATCTGATGCAACCTGTGAATTATTATTACTTTCTTCTCTGTCTCAAGCCAATCATCTTCTTCACTATGTGTAGGACCATCCCTCTGAAAAGGCTTAGAGAACCAATCTGAAAATGCCTTGCTACTGTCAAATACTTCTGGAAGCAACAAATTCAAGAGGGACCAAAGCTCCTTGAGATCATTCTGTAATCAATTTCCAAAAGCATCAAATAACTACACTATATGACAAAAAGGGTGCAATCCTGACATGATAAATTGGCTATActgtcaaaaaagaaaaagagagagacaAGGGATCCTGGCAccacagaaaaagaaaaggctgCTTCAAGACAGTAAAGCAATACTGGCAACAGTAGCAATATACACTTATTTAGTTTACCTGTAGAGGAGTACCAGTGAGAAGGAGGCGCCGCTGGCAGCGATAGCGATCAAGATCACGCGCCAGGACGGAGTCTCTGTCCTTCATCCGCTGTGCCTCGTCAATTATAATGTACTTCCAATCAACCCTTGAAAGCTTGGAACGATCAAACATAACAAATTCATATGTTGTTACAAGAACGTTAAATTTCATGGCCATAACCTCCTGCAAGACAAGTCAATAAAAAAATATAAGAAAAATGTCTACAAGAactaaatgaagaacatcaacagGTATCTATACATATCTATAAAGAGCGTGCAACCACCCAACTTCCGTCCCTCTCACAGATCACTGTTACCGGCACAGTCAACGTGCGATGGTTTTCGTGATGAACAATAACGGGTTTCTGTGAACAGTAACGGGTTACTACGAACAGCCCTGACCCATTAAGGTGACCAGTAACGGGGTTTCCTGCGAACAGTAACGGGTTTTTATGAATTTTTTTTAGCGGCGCAATACAAATCTTTTTTCCCCACTATTACCCGCGCAAAGCGCGGGGTCACCTGCTAGTGCTACCAGATAGCTTAGCCATGCAAAATAACAAAAATGTGGTAAGCATTAATTTCAGTCAAGAGATAAACAGCCAAACAGGGATCTATGATAAGAGCAGCCATTCAACTAAGAAAACACTACCCTATGCTGCACAAAACATGTATCTATACAGGAAATTATGTAGACTGATCTAGAAAATCAAAATAGCACTGTGTACAGCACAATTTAATTTATTCCAAACAGTTTTAGAGCGTGTTTGTTgatgcattttttatttttttatttaggaCATACAGTTGGCATGAAAACAAATCCAACAAAAGACAGGCATTGCATGCAAAATAAAGTTACCGGTACTAATTATAAGCAGGTGGTTCTTCCTTCAAAATCAGAGAGTGCATGGTTATAAGCCTTCCCCTTATAGAATATTTTCAGATTAGGATGGCTGGTCTTGAGTAATCAGGAATGTTTGTGTTTATTCACAACAAATGTATCACGAAATTTTTATTGCTAAAATAAGAAATCATAAGGCCTAACATATGAAAAAATACCCAAAGAAAAAGCAGCTTACTTGAGAGAACAACTTCTGCCTTCGGTCCTTTGCACCAACATAAAAGATGCAAGATGCAGATGGTAACCAATTTAGCAGTTCGCTCTGAACCAAGAGTCAGCAAAAAATATGAGTTTCGGTAACAAATATCTtacccaaaaaaaaaaggaaaactaaaaaaaaaatcaatgcatGAAGGACACAGAAGATGCACCTTCCAATTGACCAAGACAGCATTTGGCACTATTATGAGATGAGGGCCATAATTCCCTTTAAATTCCATCAGGTACGCAATCAATGCCATGACCTATTATAACAAATAGAATAGACATACAAATAAGTTCCTAGCCATTGGATTGAATGAAAAGAGGAAGCATTTATGATAAGAAAAATATCGTGAATAACAGGAGTGCAGCAAGCAAACAAGAATAAGCAAGGGATGACCTGTACAGTCTTGCCAAGACCCATCTCATCAGCCAAAATGCCATTCAACTTATTATTGTACAAAGAAAGCATCCACTGTAGGCCCACCTGCATAACCAACAAAATGAATTGTAAGATCTCCTATGACAGGACAAAACTACATTGAAAATGAATACATATATTACTTCAGTTAAAAGCAGATATCCTACCAGTTGGTAGTCCCTTAAAGTTCCTGCTCGCAACAGTGACGGCTGCTTCGTAACTCTCTCACTTACAGCATGGGCTAAACTATAGTACCTGAAAGTATGCAAGATTTTACCTTATTAAGGGTGAGGAGCATTATTCGAAACCTCTGTTGATCTGACAAACCCTACCTCAaatgtcaaatgaaaaaaaaaatgactTCAAAAAGGCAACTAAAATTTACTCCAGGTGCATATCTGAACTCTAAAGTAAACAAAATAGCGACAAAGGAAAAAATTCCAATACAACTACATTTCCAATTTAGACACTTTCTTACTTGTTAACAGATGTATTATCCCTTGGCGCATTCATCTCAGAGAATGTGTTCCTTATCATAACCTCCTGACCAGCACATTGTGCAGCAGCCTTCACTTCTTCCTCAGACAGGCCCTGTTAAACAAGCAGCATGTTCATATACAGGACTAGAAAGAAGAAACTTGGTTACATGCAGCAACAATGAACTCGTAATGTAAAACAATGAATATTTGAGCTACAATATACAGAAACCTTGAGTGTCCAATGCTATGAACCCAAAAAGGAAGAGGGCTGGGGACATGCCAGTTTCACTCGTCCCAAGCAAAGAGTGTCAAAATACCTGTGCCCGTGCAGCTGCTGCAGCAGCATTTGCTGCCTCTTCTACTTGTTGCTGACTCTTGGCAGCAGTTATTTTTCCTCCTAGTTTATAAAGGTACTCTTCAGTCTGAGTCAAGAAAGAAGATAGGACATTGTATCTTTGAGCTGCATCCCCAGGAACACTAGTCTGCTGTTCCAACAATATTTGACGGTATCTTTCCACATCATTGTTTTTCAATGCCTCCATTCTTTTGTtccgatcatcatctttcttctttGAGAATTCTCTCAACATCCTTTCATGGTACTTGGCCACCCCTCGATTACGAGTTATTCGAGCATCACGAATGGCCCAATGTGCCTCCAAAAGCTTCTTGCGCCACTGGAAAATGGATTTCAGCTGCTTCTCTCTTGAAGCTCTCTGCGTCTGCTGAACTTGCCTTACAAGCTCAACACGTTGGCGTTCACAATGTCTGACAAATTTTCTGTATATCCTATCTGGCATTGCCATAATTTCTTGTTGTTCatgctcaacttcatcccttAGACGAGCCTGATGCTCTAGGAGTTTGAGTTTCTTTTCTTCAATCTGTAGCCTCAAGACAAGATCAGGTCGGATTCTTTTCCTCTCTAGATTAATTGCAAGCAAACCGCTTATCTTTTTTAAGTTATCCTCACGTTTCTTACCAAGAACTATCATCCCCTCCTGAGCTAATAAATCTTTCACATCATAACCTAGTGACAGATTGCTGTTGTAATTTGCAGGTCCCATCGAATCGTGTCTCCTAGTGAACGACGGGAAATCGAATAATGGGCCATGGTATTTTCTGGGAACATCTCTTGGAGCTGGGGCGCTGCTTGTGGAGCCAGTCCTTTTTGCCTGCTCAGCATCCGCTGAACCACTTTCTGCTGGTACAGATTTACCCCTCTCAGCATTGTAATCACTTCTCCCAGGTGTTCTCTGGATACTCCGTTCCAGATCCTGCTCAGATTTAATCACAGTAGTGTCACTATGCTCTGGTACAGAAACTGGTCCAATTTTAAGAGGCTCTTTCGGTGAAGCTTTCATCACTTGCATGGGACCAGGACCACTGGCAGAACTAGCTTTGTCTTCTGAAGCAGAAACCTCCACCTTTGGTAAACAGGGTCCCTTCAACAATGCAGGTTTTTCGGGAGCTTTGTCACCACTCTCCATCTGCCTTCCATGTTCATCAGCATTGCTTACACCAGGCTTTTCACGATTATTTGTTGCCTGGGGTCCTGAAACTTGCTGCGGTCCTCCTTGTGAATCAGGAGGGCGACCAGATACAATTAATTCAAGAACTTCAGGCGGGAGTCGATCACCACGCTGATACCAAGATATGCAACCAAAGGAGGAAAAAGGACACATCAACATTAGATTGATCAGCTTGAACCTAAAATTACGGATTTAGTCTCttgaaagaaaacaaaaagactTTAAGGTTTGTCTTTCTTATACCTTTAAACGCCGGAAAGCTAATATCTGAGCCTTGAGTACATGAAGTTGATTTTTGGTGAAACCCGTTTGCCCTGTTTGTGGCCGAGCACTTGGAGTTGAGACCTGTGATCCTCCTGCTTCACCAGGGGTAGATGTGGGGGCAGCAGCCTGGTTAAGCTGTTGCATCTGTCTGACATGCTGCATCTGCATTGCGTCTGAATTTGCACGCACATTTTTTGGATTGGATTGCTCAGGAACCTTACTCACATGTCCAGAACTTTGGGGGATATGCATCGTTTGTGCACCATTGCCCCCTGTCATAGGTGACCTCACAGCCCTTTCATTTGAACCATCCCTGTTGTGCACAGATAACTGCTGTTGCAACTGCAAGTTGCTCGAATTCACCACCTTAGCCTCTTCCCCACCAGAAACTGAGCTCGGAAGAAGGGGTTGCCGGGGCTTCAGTAGGGCACCCTGGCTTGGAGCATTACCATGCCCTGGGGTATCACTGTTCACCTGAGAGGGCATTGCTTGCTGCTGCGCAGCCATGTTTGCCTCGTTCTGCTTCTGCATGGCTGCCATCCTGCTGTTCTGCCAGATCGGCAGGAGTTGAGAAATTGCACTCATGTTTGCAGGATTGGACAGGTCAAAGTTGCGCTCTTTTGCCCAGGCTTGGATGGCTTGAAACTGCGCTGGTGTTATCAGGCCGCCACCGGCGCTGCCCATGCCCACCTGGCCTTGCATTGGCTGCATGGGCCTGATCATACCCATTGGCGGCAACTGCTGTCCAGGGACTCCTTGAGGAGGCATAGGAGGCCTCATATCACCACTTCTTTGCTCACTACTGCTTGACTGCCCCTGCTCTTTCTGCTCACACTGCCGCTTATACATCTGGGCCTGGGCCTGGGCCTGTTGAAGGGCCATAAGCTCCTGCATCTTGGCAGGGTTGTTAAGCATATCCTGGTCTCTTGAGGATGAACCCGCCATATTCAtcttggcctgctgctgctggaggagcatCCCCTGGGCCgccttctgctgctgctgctgcatcgcAAGCTTCAGGAACTGTTGCTGCATTGCAACCTGGTTGTGCACCTGACCTCCAACCATGCCCTGCGGTCCACCTGACATTGGCAGGTTCCTCTGACCCTGGAACGGTGACACTGGACCGGACGACTGAGGGAAGCTCACGCCCCCTGGCCCCATCATGGCATGGGGCGCACCAGATGGGAAGGCTTGCTGCTGTTCATGGTGATGCATCATTCCCTGCAGCAGAAGGTGATCCGTTCATCAGAAGTCTAGAACCTCACCATCACCAGAACCAGAAACAACAAAACCCACACTAGAGGGGCATATCGACTGCAAGCCGATAAAACGAAACGATTGAAGGGGTCCGATTTTCTAAAAGCAAAGCAAAAATCCGCATCGGCCATCCTAAAGAACAGAGCTTATCCAAATCCAAATCCCTCTTGAGAAAAACGAAAAACCAAATTGAGACCCTATCAGGGTCAGACAACAACGCCGAATTGAAACCGGGGCAAGACGAAATCTCGCGCACCACACACAACACATGTGCGATACTAAAATAATGGAATTCCGACCAGGCGAAGAACAGCAGTGGAGCAAAGACAAGACAACCAAAGGCACTGACACTCCTCCCTCCGTCCCTCCACAGGAGGGAGAAGACTACCGTTAGCGGAAGTCCACGTAAACACGCCGCCTTTTTCGCGAATCCCAAGGCGCGCACGGTTTCCCACCAATCGCGTTGGCCCCaagtgaagaaaaaaaaaacacaccaccaccaccaaaataAATTCGAATCCAGAACGGCAGAACCCAGAGCCACGGTGTGGGACAGACAAGGGAAGGCCTACCTGGCCTCTAAACCCTAGCTGCTGCGCCTGCTGCTGCGCGGACGCCGGggtcggcggctgctgctgctggtccgGGTGCGGCGACGACGCCGGCGAGCCCCGGGAGCTCCCAGAGGGCCCCCCGCTGGGCTGCATGGCGGCAGGCCCGGGGGTCCCTGCGGGAGGAAGGGGTCAGGGAGCTTTTAGATCTGGCCGATTCGGGGCTCCCTCATGCGTCCGCTGCAGATCTAGGTCGGCCGGGCCCGCGCGGCGCCGGATCGCCGCCGGAGACGGGCTGCGGGCGTGGGTGGTCAAGCCCTAATCCGTCTTTGGGAATGGAGATTTCCGTGCCTCGCTCTCTTTTATTTCCTCGTCGGGTTTTTTGGGAAGAAGAAgacggggaaggggaaggggaaggggaacgaGAGCGAGGTGAGAATCGTAAATTAGTAGGAGGTGATGGGTTTTTATGTTAAAAGAAGAGACACGGAGAATGGAGACGCTAGAGGGtcatttgcatggaaaccctcatgGTTTCGTGAATTTACGCGTTGGTTCAGTGGCTGTGATCTTCTGTGGACATTGTTGGAATGGCTCGGAATTGGAATTTTGTGTAGGAGTACATTTGGAATGTGCTGTGAGGTGACTAATGGACTACTACTCCGTATGCCTAAAAAAAGTGACTAATGACTATGTATGATACGATTTTTGTGCTGAATTTCTTACTTGGGCAGCATGATATTGACCTGGACAGTGTGCTCCCTCAATGGTTGAGAAGTTGTACCTAATTTGCATTTGTTACCATTGCCTGTTTGTTTATTTATTTGTTACTGTACTTGGCTTGAGCCTACAATACCAAGGCACAGCTCACACACATTGTGGTGCTGAATACACGGTGGGAGtaaaaatgagagagagagagagagatgagttTGCAGTAAACCTCTTGATCCTCTATGGACAGTAGTGTCCTGGTGCATCAAAGGATATTGAATATATTTCCATCTACTGGTACATCCTTATTTTTAATTGATTGGATGATTATGGTAATAAGCAATAAGCAACATTATTGCAATaacattgtgtgtgtgtgtgtgtgtgtgtgtgtgtgtgtgtgtgtgtgtgtgtgtgtttggaccCCGTGGAGGTTACAAAGTCAGAAGGGCAATTAAGTACAACTGTTGGAGGGCAAGGAtgctatttttatttaatttcatAGTTGGAATGTTTTTCTAACGATGGAACAACAAAAACTGGTGTAGCCGCAACGCCACTACTAGCGAGGATGCACAAATGCAAAAGTAGaaaaggtggtgtttaaatctatGAGCTAAAGTGGGGGTGTTATTTCGGATGTCACATGAGGGTG is from Miscanthus floridulus cultivar M001 chromosome 7, ASM1932011v1, whole genome shotgun sequence and encodes:
- the LOC136466481 gene encoding ATP-dependent helicase BRM-like isoform X1, translating into MQPSGGPSGSSRGSPASSPHPDQQQQPPTPASAQQQAQQLGFRGQGMMHHHEQQQAFPSGAPHAMMGPGGVSFPQSSGPVSPFQGQRNLPMSGGPQGMVGGQVHNQVAMQQQFLKLAMQQQQQKAAQGMLLQQQQAKMNMAGSSSRDQDMLNNPAKMQELMALQQAQAQAQMYKRQCEQKEQGQSSSSEQRSGDMRPPMPPQGVPGQQLPPMGMIRPMQPMQGQVGMGSAGGGLITPAQFQAIQAWAKERNFDLSNPANMSAISQLLPIWQNSRMAAMQKQNEANMAAQQQAMPSQVNSDTPGHGNAPSQGALLKPRQPLLPSSVSGGEEAKVVNSSNLQLQQQLSVHNRDGSNERAVRSPMTGGNGAQTMHIPQSSGHVSKVPEQSNPKNVRANSDAMQMQHVRQMQQLNQAAAPTSTPGEAGGSQVSTPSARPQTGQTGFTKNQLHVLKAQILAFRRLKRGDRLPPEVLELIVSGRPPDSQGGPQQVSGPQATNNREKPGVSNADEHGRQMESGDKAPEKPALLKGPCLPKVEVSASEDKASSASGPGPMQVMKASPKEPLKIGPVSVPEHSDTTVIKSEQDLERSIQRTPGRSDYNAERGKSVPAESGSADAEQAKRTGSTSSAPAPRDVPRKYHGPLFDFPSFTRRHDSMGPANYNSNLSLGYDVKDLLAQEGMIVLGKKREDNLKKISGLLAINLERKRIRPDLVLRLQIEEKKLKLLEHQARLRDEVEHEQQEIMAMPDRIYRKFVRHCERQRVELVRQVQQTQRASREKQLKSIFQWRKKLLEAHWAIRDARITRNRGVAKYHERMLREFSKKKDDDRNKRMEALKNNDVERYRQILLEQQTSVPGDAAQRYNVLSSFLTQTEEYLYKLGGKITAAKSQQQVEEAANAAAAAARAQGLSEEEVKAAAQCAGQEVMIRNTFSEMNAPRDNTSVNKYYSLAHAVSERVTKQPSLLRAGTLRDYQLVGLQWMLSLYNNKLNGILADEMGLGKTVQVMALIAYLMEFKGNYGPHLIIVPNAVLVNWKSELLNWLPSASCIFYVGAKDRRQKLFSQEVMAMKFNVLVTTYEFVMFDRSKLSRVDWKYIIIDEAQRMKDRDSVLARDLDRYRCQRRLLLTGTPLQNDLKELWSLLNLLLPEVFDSSKAFSDWFSKPFQRDGPTHSEEDDWLETEKKVIIIHRLHQILEPFMLRRRVEDVEGSLPRKDSIVLRCRMSAVQGAIYDWIKSTGTIRVDPEDEKRRAQRNPMYQVKTYKNLNNKCMELRKVCNHPLLTYPFLNHGKDFMIRSCGKLWNLDRILIKLHKAGHRVLLFSTMTKLLDIMEDYLQWRRLVYRRIDGTTSLEDRESAIVDFNRPGSDCFIFLLSIRAAGRGLNLQSADTVVIYDPDPNPQNENQAVARAHRIGQTREVKVIYMEAVVDNISSYQKEDELRNGGSADLEDDLAGKDRYMGSIESLIRNNIQQYKIDMADEVINAGRFDQRTTHEERRMTLETLLHDEERYQDSVHDVPSLQEVNRMIARTESEVKLFDQMDEDFDWTGDMTKHHQVPKWLRVNSTEVDAVVASLSKKPSRNMSSGGIALDTNDTPEKRRGRPKGTGKYSIYREIDDEDLEESDEDSEERNTASLPEEGEVGEFEDEEDNDDSIPDNKDESEEEEPVNDDVYEFTEGLRSRKANRMEEAGSTGSSSGSRRLPPPVPSSSSKKLRSLSAIDARPGSLSKRTPDDLEEGEIAMSGDSHMDLQQSGSWNHERDDGEDEQVLQPKIKRKRSIRLRPKPNAEKQEDRSGEGVFPQHGTHLAFQGDGHYDSQFKSNLDARAFTCPAARQQDAVHPIVKQKRNMPSRKVSPASRSGKLTYLSGSGEGSAERSKENWNSKAIDSATPEFRGTKMSDSMQRKCKNVISKLWRRIDKEGHQIIPNISSWWWRNENSSFRGPAGSTLDLQKIEQRVDGFEYGAVTEFIADMQQMLKSVVQHFSYRHEVRIEAETLHNLFFNIMKIAFPDSDFNEAKNAMSFSNPGGAASGAAAPSSKHTASVHKRRASASEAEQHGSGHSRHNQSSEVPSRPHSSRSERDPRHSGSSSRDQLQDGAGLLHPSDMFIVKKKRQDRARSSVGSPSSSGRAGPLSPANPGRPGPVPSPRGARTPFQRDPHPSQQSMHSAGWGAHSDQGGSSSAPGIGDIQWAKPAKRLRTDTGKRRPSLM
- the LOC136466481 gene encoding ATP-dependent helicase BRM-like isoform X2; this encodes MQPSGGPSGSSRGSPASSPHPDQQQQPPTPASAQQQAQQLGFRGQGMMHHHEQQQAFPSGAPHAMMGPGGVSFPQSSGPVSPFQGQRNLPMSGGPQGMVGGQVHNQVAMQQQFLKLAMQQQQQKAAQGMLLQQQQAKMNMAGSSSRDQDMLNNPAKMQELMALQQAQAQAQMYKRQCEQKEQGQSSSSEQRSGDMRPPMPPQGVPGQQLPPMGMIRPMQPMQGQVGMGSAGGGLITPAQFQAIQAWAKERNFDLSNPANMSAISQLLPIWQNSRMAAMQKQNEANMAAQQQAMPSQVNSDTPGHGNAPSQGALLKPRQPLLPSSVSGGEEAKVVNSSNLQLQQQLSVHNRDGSNERAVRSPMTGGNGAQTMHIPQSSGHVSKVPEQSNPKNVRANSDAMQMQHVRQMQQLNQAAAPTSTPGEAGGSQVSTPSARPQTGQTGFTKNQLHVLKAQILAFRRLKRGDRLPPEVLELIVSGRPPDSQGGPQQVSGPQATNNREKPGVSNADEHGRQMESGDKAPEKPALLKGPCLPKVEVSASEDKASSASGPGPMQVMKASPKEPLKIGPVSVPEHSDTTVIKSEQDLERSIQRTPGRSDYNAERGKSVPAESGSADAEQAKRTGSTSSAPAPRDVPRKYHGPLFDFPSFTRRHDSMGPANYNSNLSLGYDVKDLLAQEGMIVLGKKREDNLKKISGLLAINLERKRIRPDLVLRLQIEEKKLKLLEHQARLRDEVEHEQQEIMAMPDRIYRKFVRHCERQRVELVRQVQQTQRASREKQLKSIFQWRKKLLEAHWAIRDARITRNRGVAKYHERMLREFSKKKDDDRNKRMEALKNNDVERYRQILLEQQTSVPGDAAQRYNVLSSFLTQTEEYLYKLGGKITAAKSQQQVEEAANAAAAAARAQGLSEEEVKAAAQCAGQEVMIRNTFSEMNAPRDNTSVNKYYSLAHAVSERVTKQPSLLRAGTLRDYQLVGLQWMLSLYNNKLNGILADEMGLGKTVQVMALIAYLMEFKGNYGPHLIIVPNAVLVNWKSELLNWLPSASCIFYVGAKDRRQKLFSQEVMAMKFNVLVTTYEFVMFDRSKLSRVDWKYIIIDEAQRMKDRDSVLARDLDRYRCQRRLLLTGTPLQNDLKELWSLLNLLLPEVFDSSKAFSDWFSKPFQRDGPTHSEEDDWLETEKKVIIIHRLHQILEPFMLRRRVEDVEGSLPRKDSIVLRCRMSAVQGAIYDWIKSTGTIRVDPEDEKRRAQRNPMYQVKTYKNLNNKCMELRKVCNHPLLTYPFLNHGKDFMIRSCGKLWNLDRILIKLHKAGHRVLLFSTMTKLLDIMEDYLQWRRLVYRRIDGTTSLEDRESAIVDFNRPGSDCFIFLLSIRAAGRGLNLQSADTVVIYDPDPNPQNENQAVARAHRIGQTREVKVIYMEAVVDNISSYQKEDELRNGGSADLEDDLAGKDRYMGSIESLIRNNIQQYKIDMADEVINAGRFDQRTTHEERRMTLETLLHDEERYQDSVHDVPSLQEVNRMIARTESEVKLFDQMDEDFDWTGDMTKHHQVPKWLRVNSTEVDAVVASLSKKPSRNMSSGGIALDTNDTPEKRRGRPKGTGKYSIYREIDDEDLEESDEDSEERNTASLPEEGEVGEFEDEEDNDDSIPDNKDESEEEEPVNDDVYEFTEGLRSRKANRMEEAGSTGSSSGSRRLPPPVPSSSSKKLRSLSAIDARPGSLSKRTPDDLEEGEIAMSGDSHMDLQQSGSWNHERDDGEDEQVLQPKIKRKRSIRLRPKPNAEKQEDRSGEGVFPQHAARQQDAVHPIVKQKRNMPSRKVSPASRSGKLTYLSGSGEGSAERSKENWNSKAIDSATPEFRGTKMSDSMQRKCKNVISKLWRRIDKEGHQIIPNISSWWWRNENSSFRGPAGSTLDLQKIEQRVDGFEYGAVTEFIADMQQMLKSVVQHFSYRHEVRIEAETLHNLFFNIMKIAFPDSDFNEAKNAMSFSNPGGAASGAAAPSSKHTASVHKRRASASEAEQHGSGHSRHNQSSEVPSRPHSSRSERDPRHSGSSSRDQLQDGAGLLHPSDMFIVKKKRQDRARSSVGSPSSSGRAGPLSPANPGRPGPVPSPRGARTPFQRDPHPSQQSMHSAGWGAHSDQGGSSSAPGIGDIQWAKPAKRLRTDTGKRRPSLM